TTTTGTAGTAATATTTTATGGGTAAACGGTGACcaataataaacttattttgtatttattttatttttttaattattcatgaaGATTTTAGAAGATTTTAACCAACcattaactataatatatattttttttcaaaactagtttgatataaaaaaaattaaaacatattttatactaTTGTAACATGTTTTGGTGAACGAatgaaattaatcaaaaaaaaatcttttaatcgATTAAATCGAActgcaaataaataaatgaatcttAAACTGACTTTAACGATGATTGTACAAAACAACTGAATTGAACAACATATTTCCATAATtgtaatatttcttttaaaaatgcCAAGACAATGGAATATGAACTCCAGAAAAAAACCCAATCCCAAACAAGACATTTCCAAAAGTTTGCTGttcaaatgaaaacaaaataaagatggATGGCTAAactaaataaagaataaatgagGGCTGAATTGAAATGAAGGAGAAAGATAGAGGATGAAGAAtatcaaaggaaaaaaaaatagaaaaagaaaaagaaaaatgaaaagggGTTGAAAAAGAAGATTAGTGAGGACCACTACTAATTTTATTGACTCTTActataatcaattaatattgTGTGGCTCAAAATATGCTTTCTTTTAATGGTTTGAAATCTAAACCAAATTTTGAATAGTAGACACtaattttttctctaaatttataatttttaataattacaacgcatatataattattttttaaaatttatatatcagTTCCTCCTTGCacgagattaaaaataaatatttatttttaaattgttgttCAATCCTAAAGTAATTAAGTTCCAGAAAAGTttgaaataaaactaattacACTGAAGAGATCAATCTGAAAGCATTTTAACGTTAAACGAGGGACCATAACCGTGGAGTGTCATGGTATAGTTTTCCTTTAATTCCCTAAAAATAAGTGCAccgataaataaataaagtaatagcttaaatgaaacaaatatatatatatatattttgtgttattgtGTTTATTTGGTAGGCTGATCACAcgttttataaaatatcattccACGATTCCTACGTCAGATTCGATTCGGATCTCAGAATTAAAAGTAtgtatttctctcttttttttttaggatATAGTGAGAATCAAACTCATGACCTTTTGATATCTTTGATCGACTTTTTCCACTTGGAACAATCTCAATCAATCTATAAACCCTTCAAATTGTACCAAGTGCTATtgaaaatagaaagaaatagTTATGACAGAAATTCCATATCTTGgttgatatttcaaaattttcaaagctATGTGACTCATGACCTTATAAATCACAAATCACGATCAAAGTCAATCCAGATCTACTAAAAGCTTATTAATTGAAGATTTCACATGAATGAAATTTATGTCAATAAgatgatttttctaaaaattataacCACTATGATTGAAATTTGATGTTATGGTTCTGATATTGGTCGATGACCCTTTCTATATAGGTTTGGAGTGATCAACcactaattgataataatatattagaattataaattttattaaaacaatttacaataaaattaaagttgttattgattttattttcctttcttaATCAGTTATATGGGttagaataaagagaaattgtattgaataatttattattacataagatatttctattttataaacattatcacaatattataacaatatctTCAAACTAAGGTACAATTACAGTTTAATGCTAATATACAAAGTGAGACATGTTcaagattttgaaaatgttcGATATATCGAACAAATATTACATGAGCTAGAATCTAATATTAAACTAGTCGAATTTAATCAAAGTCAAACATTGACGGAGCGTTTGCTGGATTCATTTTCCGCCCCTAAAAGAGATGcgtatatttaacattttaacatataaaacaaaaataataaaatagttttaaattatgatattttttaaaaataattaaaattaaataattttaatttgtatatatatccatttataattgttcaaattaatcataatttcaaataaaatgttttgaaataataattttatttttataattttaacaagattaaacatattaatttataaattccatttatcatatattttatttataatattaattaaaaatcaaatatttttaaacaatcatttatttttaaattgtttaattagattaaccattccaatatatatatatatatatatatatatatatatatattattagttttattaaaacaattcaaaataaaattaatgttgttgCTCTCTTTATTTGCATTCTTTATTCTTAGGTTATATCTTCAAACCAATATACATTGTTCAGTTTTAATGCTTACatacacattatttatatttgtaaaatagtGATTTATCcaataaaatgattttagaactagtcaagttgttgttgttgtgttttaGGTGACTCGAACTTTAATGGATGAGTAATGTGTTTGAGCTACaaattataaagttgacttgatGTCTATTTTCTCCAATAAATTGTTTGTACAAAATCTCTTATTTGtgagtttataattttgaaattagttttatatattcaaCTCAcattttacaaaaacaaaaaatattctccatttttttttcaaatatcacTACAACTTATAggattttatttgataaattaatccaatttaactataaaattactcttgtatggtcaacgaagattatccctagacactaGTTCATTATATGGCTCGcattctaggaaagactcaacactcgtgatcgtatcagcaagtatatgagcatccctgacacgagctgtcttctatgtagaggaaatgaagaaataatagatcacatattcgggagctgttgtattgcttcagaaCTTTGGGACATattctataaaagtctggagctgatcagtttcccgagcgaatggaatgaaatcaaagatgcagcactactcaaagtcaagagaaataaatttgcaacaagcgtgttcaagtgcggctttggagtagtggtgtataacatttggcaagaacggaatacaaaggtatatggcagaacccgtaggagcattgaagagttatggaaagatattgtatcggattgcagcgccctcgctgaaacgtggacaagaattccaagcacggagcagaactgaaatATCTGTAGAAACTGGAATTTAcagttttttaaactcactagaattgaaagcattataatcagataattcatttacgtttttagttttttagcttttattcagaatgttacgacttcaaaatcattctaggactatctagaatgatctcttaaactcgtgattttttttccatttttgagaatttttaatgaaatgacgcttaAATCGTTTTGCCCTCCAAAAAGAataacattaagcattaagaatgaTCCCCTATgcatgtattatatatatatatgtattatatatatatatatccaataaTATTACACTgagattgagatttttttagaaTAGTAAACATAACCTGCAAACACAATAAACATTTGCCGTCTGAGAAGCTCGAACCCAGAACTTTAGGGCTGGGATATCCACATTATGTGGCCGTTAAACTAAAATAGGAGATTACATTAAGATTTACTTGATCCTTTTAAAGAATTTtgacatatatacatatattatagtaatatagcattgatattttaattattcctttACATCTATAAATTCAACCATtgttgtaaatttaaatttcatctcTTATCTAGCTGGTctccttttatatatttcatcatGGTCAgcattgttattattttctggcaattttaagttatataattttaaaagtttacttattttaaaaaaataaaaaattatattaaatgaattttaaaaaaaataaaaataatatttgaaaatgtgaaaataaatattaaaatatcaaaatgctttattaaatttatattttaaataactaaaatattttaataatttatttaattcaaatttcaaataaccctaataAAATAACCCTTCAAAATCTATGATTCAAATGCCAGCATCACAAAATTTAACTTACCGGTAGATTCATCCAAGCCACCAAAAACCTAGAAAATGTGTAGTTTTCacaaagaagaagataaaaaaaaaacctacaAAAATCTAGGATTCAAATGACATCCTCAAGAAGTTTAACTTATCGGTAGATGTAGCCAAGCCAACAAAAACCTAGAAAATGTGTGGTtttcatgaagaaaaaaaatgagtaatgaaatatttttctttttatattatagaaacattaaataaagaatatattttattttattattattaatattttaagaaaatcaacttaaatcatattttaatatcggtgaaattgaaaaattaaatgagaTATGATATTTAGAAGAAATTTAGAAAAAGGCAATGGAAACAAATTACGTGTCCCTCTAATATTCCCTTCCTATCTATTGAGTTCTGAATTATAGACAAACACtagatataattaaaagataataataaaaaaaaactttaaagaaACTAATAAGTaacattaacaaaaacaaacaacaaagattatatacaaaaatactGACAAAAACATATCCTACTATTTATttccatattttaattttattaatgaaaaaaaaaaattattatggcTGGTTTGGTTAAGGTTATATTCAAAGTAAATTTACAGTTTTCAAATGAGTTAAGGTGAAAACCGTATTGCTTGAATCTTAATATAATCAATGTTTGTTTGTCCTTGAGTCTAACCTAAATCGATATTTCTCctaatgaattaaaagtgatTAAGAACAATTGATTGATCATGTAATTTCAAACAGTAAGTATGACGTTGTTTtctttagattttaaaaaaaatttaagcaaaaccaattttttaattaatcacttctcaacaatcacatcactcgtttcattaatcaaaatactaaaatattctttattttaaactattattttttatttatttatattaataccttttaagtttttttttatcaaaaataatcaccaactcctcaaaatcatcaccaattattatatttttgaagatttgcatttaaaattatctacAAACTTATAATTATCATTTGTTTTCAGATAGAACATGTTTCTAATTCCTTGAATCCTACTGTAAATCAGTGTTTTCTCTCAAACAGGATGAAAATATGTCATTTATAAGAGTTCTGATCAAATCTGGCATTTCAAATTATCTCCATACTGAAACCTCCTGTTATTAAAAACTGAACAGTCAAAAATTTTGAACAACTGATTTCTATCTCGATTTGAATGTATGAATTCGTTGTGAAGTTGAGTTTTAACTTAAAGTAGaacctcaaattaattatagattAAGTGATCAATGAGTTAGGTTTTGAATTATGAAAGATTTGCTTGGAATTGAAAAGAGTTAATGTAGTGGTTGCCCTGATCTTCAACATCCATCAACAAAAACTATTAAGAACACATTATCGAACTCCTAGttgtaaaagaaataaaaaaaattacaaaatttgaaaacaaaaacaaaaaacaaaaacacgtctcttaacaaattatttaactcgtaaattttttagaaaaacaatTAGCTCTCCAAATTATCTACCAATATTCATGGATAAATCTAAgaatacatattaataataacattaaacattaagaatGATTCGCTATACATGCATcatatgattaaatatatatatatatataaatatatatatatatatatatataaatatatatatatatataaatatatatatatatataaatatataaatataaatatatatataaatataatatatatatatatatataaatatataaatatatataaatatataaatatatatatatatatgcaatgatattatattgagattttttttagaacgctagTTTTGTTTGTCGtttggagtgcgactaatcccctcGACTTAAaatatagcccgcaaacacaactaaccatttaacaaataaaaacataactTATCGTCTGACGAGTTCGAACCCTGAACTTCAAGAGACGAGGATATCCACATTTTGTTACCAATAGACTAGAAGTGAGGATTACATTTACATTAAGATAATTTACTTAATCTTTTTAGAGATTTTtgacatatatacatatattgtaGTAATATAgcattgatattttaattattcctttACATCTATAAATTCAACCATTgttgtatatttaaatttcatcTCTTATCTACCTGGTctccttttatatatttcatcatGGTAAGCATTGTTATCAACTATCTAGTAATTTTAGTAGTGGTATTACAATTTTTATCTGTTTCTTGCTCAAATActtcaaaattaataagtttttctaCTTATCTCATTCATCGAGATTCACTTGAATCTTCGTTGTATGATTCATCAACCAACAAAACCAACTTTCTAGAACGAGCCATTCTTCGCTCTAGTTCTCGATTCTATAACGCGAAATCTATCTCAAAATTCCCCAACAATAACTCGAATGAAATTAATTCTATAGATTTAACAGTTTCCGTATCTATTTACTATGAGTACCTCATAGAGATTTCCATTGGCACACCACCCATCAAGCAATTGTTAGTCTTCGACACCGGAAGCAGCAAAGTATGGACTCAATGTCTCCCCTGTGTCAACTGTTTCAGGCAGACTCAACCCAAATTTAATTCGAAAAGATCACGGTcctataaaatattaacatgtGGTGGAAAAGAATGCAAAAAATTGGGCAAATGCTAAAACTTGTGAATGGAGATATGGAAAATGTACATACACTTTTAACTATTTGGACAATTCCTCCAGCTCTGGTGATCTAGCCTTGGAAACTTTTAAATTGGGAAACAATTTCTTTCGAAAAATGGTTTATGGGTGTTCAAAAAACAACATTGGTGAGTACTATGAGACCATGGCTGGCATTGCTGGGTTCGGAGCTGGGCCTCACTCATTAATAAGTCAGCTTAGCGATATGGTTGGTGGTAAGTTCGCGTACTGCCTAGttcattatttgaaaataaatacaaGAAGCAAGATCAGCTTTGGGGCTAGCGCAATCGTGTCTGGACGCAGCACCCCGTTGGTATCCAGATATATAACATTGGAAGGGATTAGTGTCGAAAATATGGTATTTCCCATCATGGTTGGTAATGAGAAAACCTATACGAGAATTTCTTTTAGGTGTCCTGCCATATTAGATACCGGCGCTTTCCTGTCTTATTTACCGACGGTTTTGTATCAACAATTGAAGAATGCACTAAGAAGCGTGATTAGAGCCGAACCGTTTGAAAATGACCATTTAAAACATTGTTACAGGTTCGATCCAAACTTTCCTActctcattttctatttttctgGAGGTGCTGAATTAGTTTTGACAAAGAGAAATACAATTATTAACGATAACAAC
This is a stretch of genomic DNA from Impatiens glandulifera chromosome 4, dImpGla2.1, whole genome shotgun sequence. It encodes these proteins:
- the LOC124934638 gene encoding aspartic proteinase CDR1-like, whose protein sequence is MVYGCSKNNIGEYYETMAGIAGFGAGPHSLISQLSDMVGGKFAYCLVHYLKINTRSKISFGASAIVSGRSTPLVSRYITLEGISVENMVFPIMVGNEKTYTRISFRCPAILDTGAFLSYLPTVLYQQLKNALRSVIRAEPFENDHLKHCYRFDPNFPTLIFYFSGGAELVLTKRNTIINDNNGLWCLAINPTNSGETIIGSLFQMDYMIGYDLENKSVSFRAVNCSNH